In Chroicocephalus ridibundus chromosome 4, bChrRid1.1, whole genome shotgun sequence, one genomic interval encodes:
- the CALCA gene encoding calcitonin: MVMLKISSFLAVYALVVCQMDSFQAAPVRPGLESVADRVTLSDYEARRLLNALVKEFVQMTAEELEQASEGNSLDRPISKRCASLSTCVLGKLSQELHKLQTYPRTDVGAGTPGKKRNVLSDLEHERYANYGEPLGNN; encoded by the exons ATGGTTATGCTGAAGATTTCATCTTTCCTTGCTGTTTATGCCTTGGTTGTGTGCCAGATGGATAGCTTCCAGGCAGCCCCAGTCAG ACCTGGCTTGGAGTCCGTAGCAGACCGAGTGACGCTCAGCGATTATGAAGCGCGGAGGTTATTAAATGCGCTGGTGAAAGAGTTCGTACAGATGACGGCGGAAGAGCTGGAGCAAGCCTCTGAGGGGAACAG ccTGGATAGACCTATTTCCAAACGCTGTGCCAGTCTGAGTACTTGTGTGCTGGGCAAACTGTCTCAAGAATTGCACAAATTGCAAACTTACCCTCGCACTGACGTCGGGGCTGGAACTCCTGGCAAGAAACGAAATGTGCTGAGTGACCTGGAACACGAACGCTATGCAAACTATGGGGAACCCCTAGGAAACAACTAG